One genomic region from Kamptonema formosum PCC 6407 encodes:
- a CDS encoding glycosyltransferase family 4 protein produces MRALFLHPNFPAQYRHIITALGADPKNQIVFGTKNERQEWNIPGVRKAVFTPSREPHPQTHHYVRPLESGVIYGQAVFRMAEQLKAEGFVPDVICGHSGWGPTLFVKEAFPNTPLLCYFEWFYHSIGSDADFDPAEPLTVDDMARIRVKNAPILIDLYSCDWGLSPTYWQRSQFPPEFQRKLSVLHDGVDTEYFKPNPGAKLVLPNLDLSGVDEIVTYVSRGMEPYRGFPEFIESIAYLQERRPNCHVVVVASERVCYGKSLPNGENYKDYMLNKVPLDLSRVHFVGTLPYGLYLRVIQASDAHVYLTRPFVLSWSMIESMSTGCLVIGSDTSPVREVIRDGENGLLVDFFSPKHIADRISEVLDHPTRMAELRVKARQTALEKYNLAKVLPQHLELISQVANRYTPPTIGMEPERELAAMSTIRM; encoded by the coding sequence ATGCGAGCATTATTTCTTCACCCCAACTTTCCCGCGCAATACCGCCACATCATCACCGCTTTAGGTGCCGATCCTAAAAATCAGATTGTTTTCGGAACTAAAAATGAACGTCAAGAATGGAATATTCCAGGCGTTCGTAAAGCAGTATTTACGCCTAGTCGCGAACCCCATCCCCAGACTCACCACTATGTCCGCCCTTTAGAAAGTGGGGTGATTTACGGGCAAGCTGTGTTTAGAATGGCGGAACAATTAAAGGCAGAAGGTTTTGTTCCTGATGTGATTTGCGGTCATTCTGGATGGGGGCCAACACTATTTGTTAAAGAAGCTTTTCCTAATACTCCGCTTTTGTGTTATTTTGAGTGGTTTTATCACTCTATAGGTTCCGACGCAGATTTCGATCCCGCTGAACCTTTAACAGTTGATGACATGGCCCGAATTAGGGTAAAAAATGCGCCAATTTTAATAGATTTATACTCCTGTGATTGGGGGCTATCCCCTACTTATTGGCAGCGATCGCAATTTCCTCCTGAATTTCAGCGCAAGCTTTCTGTACTCCATGATGGAGTGGATACTGAGTATTTTAAACCCAATCCTGGAGCCAAACTTGTTTTGCCGAATTTGGATTTATCGGGAGTGGATGAAATCGTCACTTATGTATCGCGAGGAATGGAACCTTATCGAGGTTTTCCCGAATTTATTGAATCCATTGCCTATTTACAAGAACGCCGTCCGAATTGCCATGTTGTAGTTGTCGCATCAGAAAGAGTTTGCTACGGCAAATCTTTACCTAATGGTGAGAATTACAAAGATTATATGCTCAATAAAGTGCCGCTGGATTTATCGCGAGTTCACTTTGTGGGTACTCTTCCTTATGGTTTATATTTGAGAGTAATTCAAGCCTCGGATGCTCACGTTTATTTAACTAGACCTTTTGTATTATCTTGGTCGATGATTGAGTCTATGTCAACGGGATGTTTAGTAATTGGTTCGGATACTTCACCTGTTAGAGAAGTTATCCGGGATGGGGAAAATGGTTTGTTAGTAGATTTCTTCTCACCTAAGCATATTGCGGATCGGATTAGTGAGGTTTTGGATCATCCTACTCGCATGGCTGAATTGCGAGTAAAAGCGCGTCAAACTGCTTTAGAAAAGTATAATTTGGCGAAGGTGTTGCCCCAACACTTGGAATTAATTAGTCAGGTGGCAAATCGTTATACGCCACCGACTATTGGGATGGAACCGGAGCGAGAATTGGCCGCAATGTCTACAATTAGGATGTAG
- a CDS encoding class I SAM-dependent methyltransferase codes for MKIDYEGAWDSYAQQWQKNNPELGHIGDEWIGKAAGAANSLAEYETLIEERFIAPYIKKEHTVLEIGIGGGRTGAMLLKYCDRAICADISSEMLQAARSRLGDERVSYVKLDGLTLGGINPNSADVCFCYDTMVHIEPRDIFNYLTQIPKVLRGDALCVFHHSNIFTELGWEKFLSDWPLNLMGHRDGTAFSIMTDTIMEKFLTHLNYKILLKDASSVPRDCVWVCQAPSY; via the coding sequence ATGAAAATTGATTATGAGGGAGCCTGGGACAGTTACGCCCAGCAATGGCAAAAAAATAACCCCGAATTGGGTCATATTGGGGATGAATGGATTGGCAAAGCAGCCGGGGCTGCGAATTCATTGGCAGAGTATGAAACGCTGATAGAAGAGCGATTTATTGCACCTTATATTAAAAAAGAGCATACAGTTTTAGAAATTGGGATCGGCGGTGGACGGACGGGGGCAATGTTGCTAAAATATTGCGATCGCGCGATCTGTGCCGATATTTCCAGTGAAATGTTACAAGCTGCGCGATCGCGCTTAGGTGACGAACGAGTAAGTTATGTTAAACTCGACGGTTTAACATTGGGAGGCATTAATCCTAACTCCGCAGATGTGTGCTTTTGCTACGATACAATGGTGCATATAGAACCGAGAGATATTTTTAACTACCTGACTCAGATTCCTAAAGTTTTGCGGGGAGATGCCCTCTGTGTATTTCACCACAGTAATATTTTCACTGAATTAGGCTGGGAAAAATTCTTGAGTGACTGGCCTCTAAACTTAATGGGGCACCGAGATGGAACTGCTTTCTCAATTATGACTGATACGATTATGGAAAAATTTCTCACACATTTGAACTACAAAATCCTTTTAAAAGATGCTTCCTCCGTCCCGCGAGATTGCGTCTGGGTTTGTCAAGCCCCAAGCTATTAA
- a CDS encoding class I SAM-dependent methyltransferase, whose amino-acid sequence MVKSIKRLIKKILKRLLLIPDKKDLTIFDWLQKYGLSQARNYWETTPRAGVASQWVSNPIIEESINKRMSGGETQKYWLAWLIEDFFACQKFDRLLSIGCGIGNHEVIIAKLGLAKHIDAFDFSDASLEIARKNADLAGVSINFYQDDFNNFQIAEDLKYDVVFCSGSLHHVKEIERFMSIVHQSLKPEGYLIVNEYVGDCYNIYSQHQVDLINRLYNCFPDELKSGKMETFINPTLKQVFEADPSEAVRSKLILPLLAEYFEMEVFNPLGGAILHPMYPLLDHSQFLPGDAKGEAIIRLLLEFENILMELPGGLQTDFCLSILRPKDI is encoded by the coding sequence ATGGTTAAGTCAATAAAACGGTTAATTAAAAAGATTCTCAAACGACTTTTATTGATACCAGACAAGAAAGATTTAACCATATTCGATTGGCTGCAAAAATATGGTTTATCTCAAGCGAGAAATTACTGGGAAACAACTCCTAGGGCTGGGGTGGCTAGCCAATGGGTATCGAATCCTATTATTGAAGAGTCTATTAACAAGCGGATGTCTGGGGGAGAGACGCAAAAATATTGGCTAGCTTGGTTAATTGAAGATTTTTTTGCCTGCCAAAAATTTGATAGATTATTATCAATTGGATGCGGTATTGGTAATCATGAGGTAATTATAGCTAAATTAGGTTTAGCTAAACATATTGATGCCTTCGACTTCTCGGATGCTTCTTTAGAAATTGCCAGAAAAAATGCAGATTTGGCAGGAGTTAGTATTAACTTTTATCAAGATGATTTCAATAATTTTCAGATCGCTGAAGACCTTAAATATGACGTTGTATTTTGTTCTGGTTCCCTGCATCATGTGAAAGAAATCGAACGATTTATGTCAATTGTTCATCAATCTTTAAAACCAGAGGGCTACTTAATTGTCAATGAATATGTAGGAGACTGCTATAATATCTACAGTCAGCATCAAGTAGATTTGATCAATCGGTTATATAATTGCTTTCCCGATGAACTTAAATCGGGCAAAATGGAAACATTTATTAACCCAACACTTAAGCAGGTATTTGAAGCCGATCCTTCTGAGGCAGTGCGCTCAAAACTGATACTTCCCCTACTTGCCGAATACTTTGAGATGGAAGTTTTTAACCCCCTTGGAGGAGCAATATTACACCCAATGTACCCGTTATTAGATCACAGTCAATTTTTACCGGGAGATGCAAAAGGGGAAGCAATTATTAGGCTACTTCTAGAATTTGAAAATATTTTAATGGAGTTACCGGGAGGACTACAAACTGATTTTTGTTTGAGCATTTTGCGCCCCAAAGATATATGA
- a CDS encoding glycosyltransferase, with protein MNVTETKSSVFIIAGMHRSGTSLTASLLQKVGVNIGENLVGPAYGNVKGHFENVDFVEFHKAVLCSQGIDDLGSTLQTEITVTDEYVEQAQNIIRKSKGYSLWGWKDPRTTLFLNFWLNLLPDANVIFVYRSPWEVVDSLYRRATDDSLLNSPEIAVKMWIHYNRKVLAFHQQYPERCFLAHVYAIGNKANDFVETINSKFHVDLPAPPPDNFEKSLLVNEILQTHRPSLINKYFPEALELYSKLEEKALNLGSGIAVSDAEFIKQSSSQSWVFQDWLEIRQLEKQKKILKSELKQWQEQFSEAQGKVRELENELGSTQVKLAGTEAQFQEALAKVLGLETELGSTQVKLAGTEAQFQEALAKVLGLETELGSTQVKLAGTEAQFQEALAKVLRLETELGSTQGVAEAKEAQLQEIAAQFAELETELGSTKVEFKEIMAQIDRSRLEAEEFRAEIAAIKSSKLWKIREKWFDLKRRLRDLSPRFFLTLDAPASWNIDGGNLEIAGWLFHNRMSIKAVRARIGEQSFEGVYGIGRGDVGQSYPHIPSAVKSGFRIEVKPLAGRQTLLLEAQDSPGKWHLVTSYSLSVSTIQAAFDSPVEQQQRQGQILFAGWCCHPEQKITNLTLYCGDIAVDCAYGLRRKDVNEAFPDWVGSYESGFEALVNLPPGEWPIALQAQLENGEVLSFHSPKILTVARYNVWQRGADKLQEVSRFAGAISKRMGERKQRLGRILPMPWEIAKVARQVVTIYRQQKQLSSSGDLQLPGGFVVPQPIDTYDAWLDVNQWNERAREYLISRLELCQEKLPKISVVMPVYNPPIEFLEMAITSVTKQVYQDWELCIADDCSTDATVAETLKKLAQKDSRIRLAFRTKNGNISAATNSAAELATGDFILFLDNDDELTPDALGEVALYLAAHPETDFLYSDDDKIDTEGHRFCPQFKPDWSPELLLSYMYLGHLCVVRSQIFEKIGGLRLGFEGSQDYDFALRATEVSRQVGHLPLVLYHWRTAPGSTAISGAAKPASFGAGQKAIQEALERRKIAGSVYQPDWASKENLGIFSQHFPDNGPAVTIIIPTKNQLMLLKGCLDSLKKTTYQNYQVVAIDNESDDPKTLEYLNQIHHQVLRIKNEGGKFSFAAINNRAVEKVESEYILFLNNDTEVINPRWLSQMVGYAQVSGVGAVGARLLYPDSRIQHAGIIHGLHHGLAGHAFKLMSSDNRGYLSLAMVTRNYSAVTAACMLTPRNLFLELGGFDEQNFAVAYNDVDYGYRLLEQGYRSVYCPDAELLHREGTSRGFNDNPQEVAAYRRKYARKVDDFYSPHLSLDDEYFRIQPRRFFLKEEGRRKKEEGRNALTFRPKLLMCSNSLDFTGAPLHQYEIAVELFSKGIVEPVIFCTTDGPLREVYEQQGMKVIVRDNPLEHIYQRDAYDRAIRIFTKEVDSYNVDVIYVNTLENFFMVDVARELGISSVWNVHESDPWQTYFDRFGPEIAARALECFRFPYQVIFVADATRDRYWQLNSHHNFRVIHNGLDLSRLDRSGNSDLARKSLGVEPGEVMMLLLGTVCDRKGQQDLVKALSYLPEKWHNRIRCFIVGNRPSLYSNKLTGMVSELPEELRQRVSLVSETPETAKYYQAADIFVCTSRVESFPRVILEAMAYDLPIVTTPVFGIREQVRPGINGLFYTPDRPEELAASLLSLLEDESLRHRLAENAKYVLESLNTFEEMTQDYGQIFCEAYLNRKKFN; from the coding sequence ATGAATGTAACTGAGACTAAATCATCTGTTTTTATCATTGCCGGAATGCACCGCTCCGGTACATCTTTAACAGCTTCTCTCCTTCAGAAAGTAGGGGTAAATATTGGCGAAAACTTGGTGGGCCCTGCCTACGGTAATGTTAAGGGACATTTTGAAAATGTTGACTTTGTGGAGTTTCACAAGGCTGTTTTGTGCTCCCAAGGTATAGATGATTTGGGGTCTACCTTACAAACGGAGATTACAGTTACAGATGAATATGTAGAACAAGCTCAAAATATTATCCGCAAAAGTAAAGGCTATTCCCTCTGGGGATGGAAAGATCCCCGCACAACTCTTTTCTTGAATTTTTGGCTGAATTTACTGCCTGATGCCAATGTTATATTTGTTTATCGTTCTCCTTGGGAAGTTGTAGATTCTTTGTACCGCAGGGCCACGGATGATAGCTTGTTAAATAGCCCGGAAATTGCTGTTAAAATGTGGATTCACTATAACAGAAAAGTATTAGCATTTCATCAGCAATACCCGGAACGTTGCTTTTTAGCTCATGTTTATGCAATTGGCAATAAAGCTAATGATTTTGTAGAAACAATTAATAGCAAATTTCATGTTGATTTACCCGCACCGCCACCAGATAATTTTGAAAAATCTTTATTAGTAAATGAAATTTTACAAACTCATAGACCTAGTTTGATTAATAAATATTTTCCAGAGGCTTTAGAACTTTACAGTAAACTTGAGGAGAAAGCCTTAAATCTTGGTAGCGGAATAGCTGTAAGTGATGCTGAATTTATTAAGCAATCTTCCTCCCAGTCTTGGGTTTTTCAAGACTGGCTAGAAATTCGCCAACTCGAAAAACAAAAGAAAATTCTTAAATCTGAGCTTAAACAATGGCAAGAACAATTTAGTGAAGCTCAAGGAAAAGTCAGAGAATTAGAAAATGAATTAGGTTCGACTCAGGTAAAATTGGCAGGTACTGAGGCGCAATTTCAAGAAGCTTTGGCGAAGGTTTTGGGATTAGAAACTGAATTAGGTTCGACTCAGGTAAAACTGGCGGGTACTGAGGCGCAATTTCAAGAAGCTTTAGCCAAAGTTTTGGGATTAGAAACTGAATTAGGTTCGACTCAGGTAAAGCTAGCAGGTACGGAAGCGCAATTTCAAGAAGCTTTAGCAAAAGTTTTGAGATTAGAAACTGAATTAGGTTCGACTCAGGGAGTAGCTGAGGCAAAGGAAGCGCAATTACAAGAAATTGCCGCTCAATTTGCAGAACTAGAAACCGAACTAGGTTCTACTAAAGTAGAATTTAAAGAAATTATGGCGCAAATAGACCGTTCACGCTTAGAGGCTGAAGAATTTCGCGCCGAAATTGCCGCAATTAAGTCTTCTAAATTATGGAAAATCAGGGAAAAATGGTTCGACTTAAAGCGTCGCCTGCGGGACTTATCGCCTCGATTTTTCTTAACTCTAGATGCACCTGCTAGCTGGAATATTGACGGTGGCAACTTAGAAATTGCTGGCTGGTTATTCCATAATAGGATGAGCATTAAAGCAGTACGAGCTAGAATTGGAGAACAGAGTTTCGAGGGAGTTTATGGAATTGGCAGAGGCGATGTAGGTCAATCTTATCCCCATATTCCTAGTGCGGTAAAATCGGGTTTTAGGATTGAAGTTAAACCACTGGCAGGCAGGCAAACGCTACTATTAGAGGCGCAAGATAGCCCAGGAAAATGGCATTTAGTTACATCTTATTCTCTCTCAGTTTCTACAATTCAAGCAGCTTTTGATTCACCAGTAGAGCAGCAGCAACGCCAAGGACAAATTTTGTTTGCAGGTTGGTGTTGTCATCCAGAGCAAAAAATTACTAATTTGACTTTGTACTGTGGAGATATTGCTGTTGATTGTGCTTATGGTTTGCGAAGAAAAGATGTTAACGAGGCTTTTCCTGATTGGGTTGGCAGTTATGAAAGTGGGTTTGAGGCGTTAGTTAATCTACCGCCGGGAGAATGGCCAATTGCTCTACAAGCTCAGCTAGAAAATGGAGAAGTATTATCATTTCACTCGCCTAAAATATTGACTGTAGCGCGTTATAATGTCTGGCAGCGAGGGGCAGATAAATTACAGGAAGTCTCCCGATTTGCAGGGGCAATCAGCAAGCGAATGGGAGAGAGGAAACAGCGCCTGGGAAGAATTCTCCCTATGCCTTGGGAAATAGCAAAGGTGGCGCGTCAGGTAGTAACGATTTATCGACAACAAAAACAATTAAGTTCGTCAGGCGATTTACAATTGCCTGGTGGTTTTGTGGTACCGCAGCCAATAGATACTTATGATGCTTGGCTGGATGTAAATCAGTGGAACGAACGCGCTCGCGAATATCTGATCTCTCGTTTAGAATTGTGTCAGGAGAAACTACCAAAAATTTCTGTGGTGATGCCAGTTTATAATCCACCTATAGAATTTTTGGAGATGGCGATTACCAGCGTTACGAAACAAGTTTATCAGGATTGGGAACTCTGCATCGCTGATGATTGTAGCACAGATGCAACTGTTGCTGAAACATTAAAGAAATTGGCCCAAAAAGATAGCCGGATTCGCCTAGCTTTTCGTACTAAAAACGGTAATATTAGCGCCGCTACCAATAGCGCTGCCGAACTTGCTACAGGCGATTTTATCTTATTTCTTGATAACGATGACGAGCTTACTCCTGACGCATTAGGGGAAGTTGCTTTATATCTAGCAGCACATCCAGAAACAGATTTCCTCTACTCAGACGATGACAAAATCGACACTGAAGGTCATCGATTTTGCCCGCAATTCAAACCTGACTGGTCGCCGGAATTGCTACTTTCCTATATGTATCTCGGTCATTTGTGCGTCGTAAGAAGCCAAATCTTTGAGAAAATTGGCGGCTTGCGTCTGGGGTTTGAAGGGTCACAAGATTACGATTTTGCGTTGAGAGCTACAGAAGTTTCTCGTCAAGTTGGGCATCTACCCTTAGTATTATATCACTGGCGAACAGCGCCAGGTTCTACAGCAATATCAGGAGCCGCTAAACCGGCTAGTTTTGGTGCCGGTCAAAAAGCAATTCAAGAAGCTTTAGAACGGCGAAAAATTGCGGGTAGTGTATATCAACCAGACTGGGCAAGTAAAGAAAATTTGGGCATATTCTCCCAGCATTTTCCTGACAATGGGCCTGCTGTGACGATTATTATCCCTACGAAAAATCAGTTAATGTTGCTCAAAGGTTGTCTGGATTCTCTCAAAAAGACAACTTATCAAAATTATCAAGTAGTCGCGATCGATAATGAAAGCGACGATCCGAAGACGCTGGAATATTTAAATCAAATTCATCATCAAGTTTTGCGGATTAAAAATGAAGGCGGTAAATTTAGTTTTGCTGCTATTAATAACCGTGCTGTAGAAAAAGTTGAGAGCGAATATATCCTATTTTTGAATAACGATACTGAGGTAATTAATCCACGCTGGCTAAGTCAAATGGTGGGATATGCTCAGGTTTCTGGAGTGGGTGCAGTTGGTGCGAGACTCTTGTATCCTGATAGTAGGATTCAGCACGCTGGGATAATTCACGGATTGCATCATGGTTTGGCTGGTCATGCTTTTAAGTTAATGTCTAGCGACAATCGGGGTTATCTTTCCCTAGCAATGGTAACGCGAAATTACTCGGCCGTGACAGCAGCCTGTATGCTAACACCACGCAATTTGTTCTTAGAATTAGGTGGTTTTGATGAGCAAAACTTTGCCGTTGCTTACAACGATGTTGACTATGGATATCGTTTGTTAGAACAGGGTTATCGCTCAGTTTACTGTCCTGATGCTGAACTTCTGCACCGCGAAGGTACTTCTAGGGGTTTTAACGATAACCCGCAGGAAGTTGCAGCCTATCGACGCAAGTATGCGCGGAAAGTAGATGATTTTTATAGCCCTCATTTATCTTTAGATGATGAGTATTTTCGCATTCAACCCCGCCGATTCTTTTTGAAGGAAGAAGGAAGAAGGAAGAAGGAAGAAGGAAGAAATGCACTTACATTTCGACCAAAATTGTTGATGTGCAGCAATTCTTTAGATTTCACTGGTGCGCCGCTACATCAATATGAAATAGCTGTGGAATTGTTCTCTAAAGGAATAGTTGAACCTGTTATATTTTGCACTACAGATGGGCCCTTACGGGAGGTTTACGAACAGCAGGGTATGAAAGTAATTGTGCGCGATAACCCGCTGGAACATATCTATCAGCGCGATGCTTACGATCGCGCGATCCGAATATTTACAAAAGAGGTTGATAGCTACAATGTTGATGTCATTTATGTCAATACTTTAGAAAACTTTTTCATGGTAGATGTTGCCCGCGAACTAGGTATTTCTTCGGTGTGGAACGTCCATGAAAGCGACCCTTGGCAAACTTATTTTGACAGATTTGGGCCGGAAATCGCTGCTAGAGCACTTGAATGTTTTCGATTTCCTTATCAAGTAATTTTTGTGGCTGATGCGACGCGGGATAGATATTGGCAACTCAATAGCCACCACAATTTCCGAGTGATTCACAATGGGTTAGATTTGAGTAGGTTAGATCGGTCGGGAAATTCAGATTTAGCGAGGAAAAGTCTGGGTGTTGAACCAGGTGAGGTGATGATGTTGCTGTTGGGTACTGTGTGCGATCGCAAAGGTCAGCAAGACTTGGTGAAAGCGCTTTCATATTTACCTGAAAAATGGCATAATCGCATTAGATGTTTTATTGTCGGCAATCGCCCCAGTCTTTACAGCAATAAGTTAACTGGAATGGTCAGTGAATTGCCAGAAGAATTGCGACAACGGGTAAGTTTAGTCTCCGAAACTCCAGAGACAGCAAAGTATTATCAAGCAGCCGACATTTTTGTTTGCACATCTCGCGTAGAAAGTTTTCCCAGAGTGATTTTAGAAGCGATGGCTTACGATTTGCCGATCGTGACAACGCCAGTATTTGGGATCAGAGAACAAGTTAGACCTGGCATCAATGGTTTATTTTATACTCCCGATCGACCGGAAGAACTGGCTGCATCTCTGTTATCTTTGTTGGAAGATGAATCACTGCGGCATCGTCTTGCTGAGAATGCGAAATATGTTCTAGAATCATTGAATACTTTTGAGGAGATGACTCAAGATTATGGTCAGATTTTTTGTGAAGCCTACCTCAATCGCAAAAAATTTAACTGA
- a CDS encoding class I SAM-dependent methyltransferase has product MNIHSPESSAVKVFIQNQAKFPEDFKPNICEDDEMYLYSLSNLDNDRDRAVVRYYAIGRRILDSVKQVVEWHFDKFENVSSFLDFACGYGRFTRFLIQELPPKQIWVSDIYANAVKFQKEYFGVNGIVSTTNPGDYAVEQKFDCILACSFFSHMPEKTFVNWMQNLYDLLLPQGLIMFSVLDMELLPAHVEVPDSGIVFSPLSESRSLDKEEYGTTYVTEEYITKIIDRVSDGKAVVHRIPKGISRYQDLYLVSNEKVKDFSSLNFKHHPEGYLEVAYRTRSGTINLEGWAADFNDEGSIEEVQVLVNGQLVQRCRPFDEREDVAEYFKTQRALSSGWSCYLGKDKVLPQDIVTIKAINNCGLEWIIENCTLESLLKLKESAAKTLSTEAKLEQTQSQLLFTQKKLEQTETELSAAMRQLEQTQAQLLSTHKKLGQTENKLASVEVQLEQTQIQLACTQGEKERSQSRIMAMESSKFWKLRAEWFRVKRAMGLAGENE; this is encoded by the coding sequence ATGAATATACATTCGCCAGAAAGCTCCGCTGTCAAAGTATTTATTCAAAATCAAGCTAAGTTTCCCGAAGATTTCAAACCCAACATCTGCGAAGATGATGAAATGTATTTATATAGCCTGAGCAACTTAGATAACGACCGCGATCGGGCTGTTGTTCGTTACTATGCTATTGGTCGCCGGATTTTAGATTCAGTTAAACAAGTTGTTGAATGGCATTTCGATAAATTTGAGAATGTATCATCTTTCCTTGATTTTGCCTGCGGTTACGGTCGTTTTACTCGTTTTTTAATCCAAGAATTGCCCCCAAAACAGATTTGGGTTTCCGATATCTACGCCAATGCGGTTAAGTTCCAAAAAGAATATTTTGGTGTCAATGGTATTGTCTCAACTACAAATCCCGGAGATTATGCAGTTGAGCAGAAGTTTGATTGTATTTTGGCTTGTTCTTTCTTCAGTCATATGCCGGAAAAAACTTTTGTAAATTGGATGCAAAATTTATATGATTTACTATTACCTCAAGGTCTAATTATGTTCAGCGTACTGGACATGGAACTTTTACCTGCTCATGTGGAAGTACCAGATTCAGGAATTGTTTTTAGTCCCTTGAGTGAAAGTCGATCTTTAGATAAAGAAGAATATGGAACTACCTATGTAACTGAGGAATATATCACTAAAATTATCGATCGGGTTAGCGATGGCAAAGCAGTTGTTCATCGCATCCCAAAAGGAATTAGTAGATATCAAGACTTGTATTTAGTAAGTAATGAAAAAGTCAAAGATTTTTCAAGTTTGAACTTTAAACATCACCCGGAAGGTTATCTGGAAGTTGCATATAGAACTCGTAGTGGTACAATTAACCTAGAAGGTTGGGCCGCAGACTTTAATGATGAGGGTAGCATCGAAGAAGTACAAGTGCTTGTCAATGGTCAGCTTGTACAAAGATGCAGACCATTTGATGAACGGGAAGATGTGGCTGAATATTTTAAAACTCAGAGAGCATTGTCTTCAGGTTGGTCTTGTTATTTAGGTAAAGACAAGGTTTTACCGCAGGATATAGTGACGATCAAAGCCATCAATAATTGCGGTCTGGAATGGATAATAGAAAATTGTACTCTAGAATCGCTTCTGAAACTGAAGGAATCGGCAGCTAAGACTCTCTCGACTGAAGCTAAACTGGAACAAACTCAAAGTCAGCTATTATTTACCCAGAAAAAACTGGAGCAAACTGAAACTGAGCTATCTGCGGCGATGAGACAATTAGAGCAAACACAAGCTCAGCTATTGTCTACTCACAAAAAATTAGGGCAAACTGAAAATAAGCTAGCCTCAGTTGAGGTACAATTAGAGCAAACTCAGATTCAGCTAGCCTGTACTCAAGGAGAAAAAGAGCGATCGCAATCTAGAATTATGGCAATGGAGAGTAGTAAATTTTGGAAGTTGAGAGCGGAATGGTTTCGAGTTAAGCGGGCGATGGGGTTAGCTGGAGAAAATGAATGA